The Biomphalaria glabrata chromosome 1, xgBioGlab47.1, whole genome shotgun sequence sequence AGAACGCATCAAAGCCCTTCAGTTTGAAGTCAAAGATCAGCATATGCGAAATATACGAACAGATTTTGAAACGTCAGGAGATAAAAAATTTCTGCAACTTAACATCAGAAGCCGTATTCAGTCACTGACCAAGGCTAATGAATATAATTTAGAATGTAGAAGAGAAAAGTAAGATTTTCCTTTctgttattaaaagattttttaatcatattttttattgtttcaatgtcttttatatacattattgtTTTGTAAGCTAAATAATGTAATGGCATAGTTTTTAGCATTTTGTTTAGTGTAAAGGTCTCTTGTGTGAATACTTGTAATGTTTTCTAAgactcatctcatctcatctttGCTTGTGGTCTCGTTTGGGTCATAGGCCCCCAACAAATACTAGGCTGGGCTAAAATTCTTTGtattcacccagctctaaatgggcACATGCCTTAGCATAGAAAAGTAAAATTGGTTATGGTAACTCTCATGCTGGCCATACAAGTACCCCATAATAAACCTTTGACCATTAAAAAATCAAGCTGATCTCAAGCATGCCAGAGTAACCTTAAAGTACCTCTTCTCAATATTAAAtggaggcacagtggctgattgtcacttggcttccaaactgaggttccgggttcgaatcctgatgaagaatgggatttttatttttgggatctttagagCGCCTGGcattaaaaagtaaaggcagtatgttggccacatgacaccttcattaactgtgggccacagaaatagatgacctttacaccatctgccccatagattacaaggtctgaaaggggaactttactttacaatatTAAATAGTAGACTTAATTTTTTTCAGACTTCGCAACCTATTTGAACTGGAAGAAGCAAATTACCTGAAGGAAATGGATGAACAGCAAGAAACAGTTATAGAAAGACAGGCAAAAATGAGAGAACGAGCCAAATTTCTCAAGGATAAAAGAGAAGCTGAAAGATTAGCTTTTGTTCAAGAAAAATATGACCAACAATTTAAGTAAGCTTGAATATGATGTTTATTGGAAcacattatattaaaataaaaaattgtaatcTTAATGAAAAACacattcattatttaaaaatagctaaaaaaaataaacaacatttctAGTCACTGTAAGGTTAATTTTTAACTCTTCTAGTTTattatcaattttattttggaACTAAAAAATTATGCTATTGATAAAATTCAGGGCACAGTGTGAGGAGTTAAGATCCACTTTAAGCAAAAGGCATCAGGATCAAGTTTGTCTTGAGAGATTGGAGCAGCTTAGACATAAAGATGAGATAGCTCAAGAAGAAAAAGCCATATCAGACATGTATGATAAACTTTGGGAGCAAGACATGTTGGAAAAAGCCGCTCGTGAAGAGAGGGAAGCAAAGGATCTACAAGAAAGAAATCGCGGAATGGTAGATGTACTTAGAAAGCAGATGGCAGCTCTTGAGGCTCAGAAAGAGGAAGCCAACAGACTGAAAGAGGAAGAGGCTCAACTTATGGtaagtatttaaaatttatgAGGATTAAATAGAgtatttgaaatttaaattgttttatatgcatttgatcatttaattaaaaaaatagtaaaatgaaTTAActagaaacctttttttttttaaagaaagagcaACAGGCTATGTGGAAGATGGAAGATGAAATTGCGCATCAAGAAAAATTACGGAAACAGCAGGCTACCAGGGACATGCTTGATCATTCCTTGGCATTCAAAGCAAGAAAGAAAGCTAAAGAAGAGCAAGAGCAATTAGCATTTGATTTGAAAATATTGGAACAACTTATTGAAGAATCTCGTAATGAAGCTTTGGAAACAATGCAGCGAAAGGTAActgcttattattattttttagagatTTTCTTTGAATTCTAACCAGATACTAAGAGTTTTTTGCattattatatttctttatatttaaaattttcaataatgttttcttactgttataaaataatattgtttttatatttaatacatataaTAAAATTCAACAGAAAGAACTTCGTGAAGAAGATCAGCGTTTCAGAAGTTATCTTAAGCAATTGATGGAAGATGAGAAGGCTAGAGAAAAGGAGCTTGAAAAGTTAATTCAAAATGAAGTTGAAGCAGCATGGGAGAAACGTATTGATCAGTGGCGTAAGGAAAGAGTGGCCAGAAAACTTCTTTTGGAGGATGTCATGGCAGGAAGAGCCAAACAGATACAAGAAAGATGtaatcatttttatattattataattatctaATTTTAATGCAATGGTTTGCATTTTCAATAGAATTATAAAAATCACTTTTATTATCCAAAACGTCTTATAGAGTGGAGAAATAAACTTGATGGTAGATTAACTAAAGATTTACCTTTCAGCATGGTGCAGCCAGCACATTTATCCAATATTTTACATGAATGATGTCAGATACCTTTTAAAAAGCTTCTATATACAATGAGTAACCCTTCTATTTGACTGATCCAGACTTACTAAATTCCAATTTtaacaggtctgggaaaccattAATTTGCATGAGAACATGCATGCAATATGCACTACATATTTAGGGCTTGTGGAAGAGATGATTTAACCCTCTTAAGCCCTCATATAAGTTGTGCAGCCCTgcatcaaaaagaaaaaagtcagGACTTATCTCAATAAGtgaaaagtacaaaacattAATCGTTAAACATTACATTAAACCTTCATGAACTTCTAGTTCTGGGGTATGTTTCCTCTGAAATGTTATATTTCATGCAGTGTTGATcaagaaataatttatttctaattGTGGGGCTACCTTTTTTTAGTGACTATTACAATAGGAATAAAGATTATTGTACAGATTCTAAATCATTTTTACAAAATCACCATTTTAAGACAAATGTGATGttgaaaaaataagaaaagactATCCATTTCCTACATTTGCATTATCTAAGGGTCCTGCAAACATTAGTAACTTCTTTACTATTTACTATAATAGAAAGTATACCCCATTGTAATAAACTATTGAAATGAGCTAAGAAGCCATAATGTCTCTTTCAACAAAAAGGAATATTAGTGTGAATTTCATAAAACATACATAAGAATGTTTGCtcaattgaaaaaaattgtgtgtAAAGAATATTAAGCCATGACAGGAAGAAAATGTACAACGGACTTGAATTCAGTTAGTCTAATGTGCTTGTGCCCCCAACATATTGAATATCTTGTAGTTGTGGCTATGTTTTTAATGATTActgtatataggcctacttttttgtTAACTAATAATTCTTTATTGTGATGGTTACTGTTttcacttttaatttttttttagtacaagAAAATCAGCGACAACAACTGGAAGCTGCTAGAGAAAAGGAAGAATTGCAGCAAAAAATAGCAGAGAATCAAAGGTTGGAAGCTGAACAGACTTTGAAGCATaaacaagcttatattaatcACCAGAATGATCTAATAAGTCAGATAGAATATAATTCAAAGCTTCGTGAAGAGGAGAGAGCATATGAATTAGATGAATATCTGAAAGCTCAGCAAGCTGAGAGAGAGTACCAAACTAGAATAAAACAGGTTTTAGATAACCCTACACATGATAAACTTCATCCTATGAGGCGGGCAATGTTGAATCAAGCTCAAAATCagactttgttttaaaacatttttttaaaaaactttttgttcAACTGAATGGAGTTGTTCC is a genomic window containing:
- the LOC106066949 gene encoding cilia- and flagella-associated protein 53-like, yielding MMVSKHIPRTREYRGIQPNSVAIKAKMPSKRPPDWLVMKNRETEERIKALQFEVKDQHMRNIRTDFETSGDKKFLQLNIRSRIQSLTKANEYNLECRREKLRNLFELEEANYLKEMDEQQETVIERQAKMRERAKFLKDKREAERLAFVQEKYDQQFKAQCEELRSTLSKRHQDQVCLERLEQLRHKDEIAQEEKAISDMYDKLWEQDMLEKAAREEREAKDLQERNRGMVDVLRKQMAALEAQKEEANRLKEEEAQLMKEQQAMWKMEDEIAHQEKLRKQQATRDMLDHSLAFKARKKAKEEQEQLAFDLKILEQLIEESRNEALETMQRKKELREEDQRFRSYLKQLMEDEKAREKELEKLIQNEVEAAWEKRIDQWRKERVARKLLLEDVMAGRAKQIQERLQENQRQQLEAAREKEELQQKIAENQRLEAEQTLKHKQAYINHQNDLISQIEYNSKLREEERAYELDEYLKAQQAEREYQTRIKQVLDNPTHDKLHPMRRAMLNQAQNQTLF